The Ferrovibrio sp. MS7 sequence TGGCCGACGCAGCTCATGTCGAAAGCATTGAGGCGGATTTGCTTCATGGCGCGGCCCAGTCTCGGATAACTTCGAAAAAGTCTAGCTGGTTCGGGCAGATAGGAGATAGGATGGAATTTATAACAAAATAAAAATGTCCAATTTTATATTTAACAGTCATATTGTAATTTACATGTAGAATTATACTTTCATATGTGAAATTATCCTTTTCAGACCGCCTCCCGCGAGGCCGCCCAAGGTATTGGCCGAGAGACTCCGATGAACCAGATCACCAGCCGCTCCGCCCTGGCTTCGCGGCCAGCCCAGAATTTGACGGGGCATAATTTGAAATCGCTTCGCGTGCCGGTGCCCTCGGCGGCGGCGCGTGCGGCGCCGAAGCGCCGCCTGCCGCCGTTGGGCGCGCTGCGTACCTTCGAAGTCGTGGCCCGCCATCTCAGTCTGGCCCGCGCCGCCGACGAACTCTGCGTCACGCCGGCTGCCGTCAGCCACCAGATCCGCACCCTGGAAGAACATCTCGGTGTGCCGCTGTTCCGCCGCTCGGGCCGCAACATCTTCCTCACCGATGCCGGCCAGGCCTGCTTGCCTGGCATCCGCGATGGTTTCGAGCGCCTGACCAGCGCGGTGAACCAGATCGACAGCTTCGGCCAGGCCGGCATCCTGACGGTCAGCGTCGCGCCATCCTTCGCGGTGAAATGGCTGGTGCCGCGGCTTGATCGTTTCCAGGATCAGCAGCCGGGCATCGATATCCGCGTCTCGGCCTCGAACCAGCTTGCCGATTTCGCCACCGACGATGTCGACCTGGCGATCCGCTACGGCTCGGGCCGCTATCCCGGCCTGGTGGTCGAGCGCCTGCTGCCGGAGGCCATCTTCCCGGTTTGCAGCCCTGACCTGCTGGACCGCATCAAGACGCCGGCCGACCTGCAGAATCAGGTGCTGCTGCATGACGACAGCCCGGATGACGACCAGTCCTGCCCGACCTGGCAGATGTGGTTCCGCGCCGCCGGCCTTGGCGATGCCGCGTCGAAAAGCGGCCTGCGTTTCACGCAATCGAGCCTGGTGCTGGAAGCGGCGATCCATGGCAAGGGCATTGCGCTCGCCAAGGCAACGCTGGCCGAAAGCGATCTCGCCAGCGGCCGCCTGGTGCGGCTGTTCGGCGATGCCACGCCGCTGGATTTCGCCTATTACATCGTCGGGCCGGAGCGCAAGGTGGCTTTGCCGAAGGTGACGGCCTTCATCGACTGGCTGCGCGCCGAAGTGACGCCGCCGGTCGCTGCCGAAGCGGTTCAGGCATAAGCCGCGAGGCGTTCCCAGGCAGAGTAAATCCGTCGCAGGCCCAGCTCACCGCTGGCCGAAAAGCTGCGGCTCTGCACGTCATCACTCAGCAGCACCAGATCGCCGCTGCGCCAGACATGGTGCAGCGTGACGCCGCGATGCACGAATTCGATAGCATTGCCGGGATGCGCGGCATGCAGCAGGTGGGCGACCGGCACGTTGCTGTCAGCCTGCCCGGTCTCGCCAAGCTGGGCGGCGAAGGCGAGGCGCTCGCGCTCGCTCAAAGCCTGGTCGGGCAGCAGCAGCAGACGGTGGCGCTGCCATTCATCCAGCAGGCTCGCCAGCGTGATGTCGTCGAGGCGGCGGCGCAGGCTGGGGCCGCGCAGTTCGGCGCCGAAACCGGCAAGTGGATGAATGCTGAACGCCATGGCATATCCTCAGATCAAATTAATTAACTAAAATATAGTGGGTATTTAATTTAAATATACCAAACTTTTGTAAATAATAAGCCAAATCTAATTCATTATGTAAAATTACCCCGATGCCCTAGCTTGGATGTCAGACCCAACGTCTAGGAGATCGTCCCCCATGTTCCATACGTCATTGAAATCCCTTGCTTTCGGCCTGGGGGCGCTGGGCCTCGGACTGGCCGTTGCCGGCGCACCGCAGGCGGCAACCGCGCAGACTACCCTGCTCAATGTCTCCTACGATCCCACCCGCGAGATCTACCAGGACATCAACGCTGCCTTCATCAAGGCGAACCCGAACCTGAAGCTGACAATCAACCAGAGCCATGGCGGCTCCGGCAAGCAGGCGCGTTCGGTGATCGACGGCCTGGATGCCGACGTGCTCACCCTGGCTTTGGCCTATGACATCGACGCCGTGGCGCAGCATGGCCTGGTGGCGAAGGACTGGGCGAAGAAATTCCCCGACAATGCCTCGCCCTACACCTCCACCATCGTGTTCCTGGTGCGCAAGGGCAATCCCAAGGCGATCAAGGACTGGGACGACCTGATCCGTTCCGACGTGAAGGTGATCACGCCGAACCCGAAGACTTCGGGCGGCGCGCGCTGGAACTACCTCGCCGCCTGGGGCTATGCCGAGAAGAAGACCGGCAGCAAGGAAGAGGCCCGCAAGTTCGTGCAGGCGCTCTACAAGAATGTGCCGGTGCTGGATACTGGTGCGCGCGGCGCCACCATCACCTTCGTGCAGCGCGGCCTCGGCGATGTGTTCCTGAGCTGGGAGAACGAGGCCCATCTCGCCATCAACGAACTCGGCAAGGACAAGTTCGAGATCGTGACGCCGAGCGTTTCGATCCTGGCCGAACCGCCGGTGGCCGTGGTCGACAAGGTAGTGGACAAGCGTGGCACCCGCGCCCTGGCCGAAAGCTACCTGAACTTCCTCTATAGCAAGGAAGGCCAGGAAATCGCGGCCAAGCATTACTACCGTCCGCGCCTGAAGGAAGTTGCCGACAAGCATGCCGCGACCTTTGCCAAGGTCAGTCTGTTCACCATCGACGACGTGTTCGGCGGCTGGAGCAAGGCGCAGCCGGAGCATTTCGGCGATGGCGGCGTGTTCGACCAGATCTACAAGCCCGGTTCGTAGTCCCAGGCTTTTCAGTTAACTCGCGCCGGCTGCTGCTTGCCGCTGCGGGAAAAGAGGGGATCGGCCGGGGCGGGTCGGTCCCCTCGCTTTTTGGCCCCTCGCTTTTTTTAAGATTACTTTTGCAGCTTGCGGTCCCAATAGGGTTCGGGGCCGTAGAGTGCGCGCAGATGGGCGATGAACTGCGCCACGCCGGCCGGCACGAAATTGCCCGCTGGATGCACCGCGAAGATATTCACGTCCGTCGCACCGGGATAATCCGGCAGCACCACGTGCAGCCGCCCGGCGCGCAGGTCCGGCCCGATATCCCAGGTCGAGCGCAGCGCGATGCCCAAGCCCGCCAGCGCCAGTTCGCGCACCACCTCGCTGGAATTGGTGCGCAGGAAACTGGCGCCGCCGACACTCACCGGGCCATGACGGCCCTGCAGGCGCCAGGGCAGTTGCCCTTCGGCGGCAAGTAGGCGGTGGCGGCTGAGGTCCTTGAGCTTCGCCGGGGCGCCGAATTCGGCGAGATAGCCTGGCGAAGCGCAGAGCACGCGGCGGTTCGGTGCCAGCCGATGCCCGACCAGGCCGCCCTCCACCTGGGCCGAGACGCGGATCGCCAGGTCGATGCGTTCGGCCACCAGGTCGACATAGGCATCCGATAGGTCCAGCTCCACCTGCAGCTTCGGCCAGCGGTCGAGGAAGGGCTTGAGATGCGGCGCCACATGCAGGCGGCCGAACGAGGTCGGTGCGGTGAGGCGCAGCCGCCCGGCCGGATCGCCGGCGATATCGGCGACCAGATTTTCCGCTTCCCGCGAGGCGGCGAGGATCGCCACCACGCGCTCGTAGAAACGCTGGCCGGCCTCCGTGGTGGCGAGCTTGCGTGTCGTGCGGTGCAGCAGCGTGGCGCCGAGCCGTTCCTCCAGCCGGGCGATGCGCTTCGACACCATGGCGGGGGAGAGATTCAACGCCCGCCCGGCGGCAGCCAGGCTGCCGCGCTCGATCACCTCGGCGAAAAGCTGATATTCGCGGTCCATGCCATTCTTTCTCTACAAGAACGACTGTATTCAATTATTGCCGTCTTTTGCAATAATGCATCCCTGGCTATGCTGCTTGCCGAACAGCGATTCTTGCCAGAGGAAAATGCAGATGAGCCAGATCGTCGACCGCGCCGGGCTGAAAGTGGCAGCCTCGCTTGCCCGCTTCATCGAGGACAAGGCTCTGCCGGGCACCGGGCTGAACGCCGATGCCTTCTGGCGCGGCACCGCCGAG is a genomic window containing:
- a CDS encoding LysR family transcriptional regulator — its product is MDREYQLFAEVIERGSLAAAGRALNLSPAMVSKRIARLEERLGATLLHRTTRKLATTEAGQRFYERVVAILAASREAENLVADIAGDPAGRLRLTAPTSFGRLHVAPHLKPFLDRWPKLQVELDLSDAYVDLVAERIDLAIRVSAQVEGGLVGHRLAPNRRVLCASPGYLAEFGAPAKLKDLSRHRLLAAEGQLPWRLQGRHGPVSVGGASFLRTNSSEVVRELALAGLGIALRSTWDIGPDLRAGRLHVVLPDYPGATDVNIFAVHPAGNFVPAGVAQFIAHLRALYGPEPYWDRKLQK
- a CDS encoding transcriptional regulator GcvA, yielding MNQITSRSALASRPAQNLTGHNLKSLRVPVPSAAARAAPKRRLPPLGALRTFEVVARHLSLARAADELCVTPAAVSHQIRTLEEHLGVPLFRRSGRNIFLTDAGQACLPGIRDGFERLTSAVNQIDSFGQAGILTVSVAPSFAVKWLVPRLDRFQDQQPGIDIRVSASNQLADFATDDVDLAIRYGSGRYPGLVVERLLPEAIFPVCSPDLLDRIKTPADLQNQVLLHDDSPDDDQSCPTWQMWFRAAGLGDAASKSGLRFTQSSLVLEAAIHGKGIALAKATLAESDLASGRLVRLFGDATPLDFAYYIVGPERKVALPKVTAFIDWLRAEVTPPVAAEAVQA
- a CDS encoding sulfate ABC transporter substrate-binding protein, with the protein product MFHTSLKSLAFGLGALGLGLAVAGAPQAATAQTTLLNVSYDPTREIYQDINAAFIKANPNLKLTINQSHGGSGKQARSVIDGLDADVLTLALAYDIDAVAQHGLVAKDWAKKFPDNASPYTSTIVFLVRKGNPKAIKDWDDLIRSDVKVITPNPKTSGGARWNYLAAWGYAEKKTGSKEEARKFVQALYKNVPVLDTGARGATITFVQRGLGDVFLSWENEAHLAINELGKDKFEIVTPSVSILAEPPVAVVDKVVDKRGTRALAESYLNFLYSKEGQEIAAKHYYRPRLKEVADKHAATFAKVSLFTIDDVFGGWSKAQPEHFGDGGVFDQIYKPGS